The following are encoded together in the Xanthomonas sacchari genome:
- a CDS encoding PilX N-terminal domain-containing pilus assembly protein produces the protein MNTSPSPRRQAGISLIVVLLLLLVMTLLGLAVLRGTLLQERMSSNMYDRSLGFQAAEGALRDAEKVIQNAAAGGNTVGFNCSSGLIVCPAVPSNTYTGNASSGCALGTQECWVNGTVTPTGQAVPAQYYIQYLGQRTSEDQLGLGSSINQNQYGGTGGTSLEKYYRVIARSGDPSATNGRAIVVLQTNVTVK, from the coding sequence GTGAACACGTCTCCGTCGCCCCGCCGGCAAGCCGGCATCTCGCTCATCGTCGTCCTGCTGCTGTTGCTGGTGATGACCCTGCTGGGTCTGGCCGTGCTGCGCGGGACGCTGCTGCAGGAGCGCATGTCCTCCAACATGTATGACCGCAGCCTGGGCTTCCAGGCCGCCGAAGGCGCCTTGCGCGATGCGGAGAAGGTCATCCAGAACGCCGCCGCCGGCGGCAACACGGTCGGCTTCAACTGTTCGTCGGGCCTCATCGTCTGTCCTGCGGTGCCCAGCAACACCTACACCGGCAACGCGTCGTCCGGCTGTGCGCTCGGCACCCAGGAATGCTGGGTGAACGGAACGGTGACGCCGACCGGCCAGGCAGTGCCTGCGCAGTATTACATCCAGTATCTCGGCCAGCGCACCAGCGAGGATCAACTGGGCCTGGGCTCGAGCATCAATCAGAACCAGTACGGCGGTACCGGCGGCACGTCCCTGGAAAAATACTACCGGGTCATCGCGCGCAGCGGCGATCCATCCGCGACCAATGGCCGCGCCATCGTCGTGCTGCAGACCAACGTGACCGTCAAGTAA
- a CDS encoding Tfp pilus assembly protein FimT/FimU has product MRNAAIKGYTLLEAMIVMAVLCLVAGIGLPAFRELLASQRLTAATHQLSAHFALARSSAISSGVPVSACPSNGASSCRGDSDWSQGWLVFRDPERQGQPIAPDSILSEGSAPGAGKLVLRSNQGRPSIRFLPDGRSAGSNLTVNICERGRLRAAVVVNNTGRIRTRKATEPMPCRAPD; this is encoded by the coding sequence ATGCGGAACGCTGCAATCAAAGGCTACACATTGCTCGAGGCCATGATCGTGATGGCGGTGCTCTGTCTGGTCGCCGGCATCGGCCTGCCGGCGTTCCGCGAGCTGCTGGCGAGCCAACGCCTGACGGCGGCGACCCACCAGTTGAGCGCGCACTTCGCCCTGGCGCGCAGCAGCGCCATCAGTTCCGGCGTCCCGGTCAGCGCCTGCCCGTCCAACGGGGCCAGCAGTTGCCGCGGCGACAGCGACTGGAGCCAGGGCTGGCTGGTGTTCCGCGACCCGGAACGGCAAGGCCAGCCGATCGCGCCGGACAGCATCCTCAGCGAAGGCAGCGCGCCGGGCGCCGGCAAACTGGTGCTGCGCTCCAACCAAGGCCGCCCCTCGATCCGCTTCCTGCCCGATGGACGCAGCGCCGGCAGCAATCTGACCGTCAATATCTGCGAGCGCGGCCGGCTACGCGCAGCGGTGGTGGTGAACAACACCGGACGCATCCGCACGCGAAAAGCGACCGAACCGATGCCCTGCCGGGCACCGGACTGA
- the pilV gene encoding type IV pilus modification protein PilV gives MKRYDSGRHMAGITLIEVMISVLILGVGMLGVAAMQTTALRNNQSALQRSQIVMQTYTILDAMRANRNAAMLGAYNTTGMLCTAPAAGDLVASDKAMWLTGLKNAIGGDPASTCGSIACNDGSCTIAVQWDDSRGLNVGANGNTSGSTTQTLSTTAQL, from the coding sequence ATGAAGCGGTACGACAGTGGCAGACACATGGCAGGCATCACCCTGATCGAGGTCATGATCTCGGTGCTGATCCTGGGGGTGGGCATGCTCGGGGTGGCGGCGATGCAGACCACCGCGCTGCGCAACAACCAGAGCGCGCTGCAGCGCAGCCAGATCGTCATGCAGACCTATACGATCCTCGATGCGATGCGTGCCAACCGCAACGCGGCGATGCTGGGGGCCTACAACACCACCGGCATGCTGTGCACGGCGCCGGCAGCGGGCGACCTGGTCGCGTCCGACAAGGCGATGTGGCTCACCGGCCTGAAGAATGCGATCGGCGGCGACCCGGCCTCGACCTGCGGCTCCATCGCCTGCAACGACGGCAGTTGCACCATCGCCGTGCAATGGGACGACAGTCGCGGACTGAACGTCGGTGCGAACGGCAACACCAGCGGCAGCACGACCCAGACCCTGAGCACGACGGCCCAGCTGTGA
- the uvrB gene encoding excinuclease ABC subunit UvrB, whose product MSDRFQLVSPYSPAGDQPQAIEKLVAGFEAGLAKQTLLGVTGSGKTYTIANVVQAIQKPTLVMAPNKTLAAQLYGEFKAFFPNNAVEYFVSYYDYYQPEAYVPSSDTFIEKDSSINEHIEQMRLAATKTLLSRRDALVVATVSAIYGLGAPEDYLSLRLILSIGEHVEQRQLIRHLTDLQYTRNEYELHRGSFRVRGEVIDVFPAESDSEALRIELFDGDVEQLTLFDPLTGETLRKLQRYTIYPKTHYATTRERTLSAVDTIKLELKDRLEQLYAQNKLVEAQRLAQRTQFDLEMMAEVGFCNGIENYSRHLTGKAPGEPPPTLFDYLPPDALLVVDESHVTVPQIGAMYKGDRSRKETLVEFGFRLPSALDNRPLRFEEWEARSPRSIYVSATPGPYELRESAGEITELVVRPTGLIDPEVEIRPVATQVDDLLSEINLRVADGDRVLVTTLTKRMAENLTEYLGEHGVKVRYLHSDIDTVERVEIIRDLRLGKFDVLVGINLLREGLDMPEVSLVAILDADKEGFLRSTGSLIQTIGRAARNLRGKAILYADKMTRSMQAAIDETGRRREKQVEYNLEHGIVPKSVARPIVDILEGARDDVAEAKSGKGKGKGKARRVAEEPADYRALAPAEVAARLKALEQEMYQHARDLEFEDAARVRDQIKKLRDASLVG is encoded by the coding sequence ATGTCCGACCGTTTCCAACTCGTATCGCCGTATTCGCCGGCCGGCGACCAGCCGCAGGCGATCGAGAAGCTGGTGGCCGGCTTCGAGGCTGGCCTGGCCAAGCAGACCCTGCTCGGCGTGACCGGGTCGGGAAAGACTTACACCATCGCCAACGTGGTCCAGGCGATCCAGAAGCCGACCCTGGTCATGGCGCCGAACAAGACCCTGGCCGCGCAGCTGTACGGCGAGTTCAAAGCGTTTTTCCCCAACAACGCGGTCGAGTACTTCGTCAGCTACTACGACTACTACCAGCCCGAGGCCTACGTGCCGTCTTCGGACACCTTCATCGAGAAGGACAGTTCGATCAACGAGCACATCGAGCAGATGCGTTTGGCTGCCACCAAGACCCTGCTGTCGCGGCGCGATGCGCTGGTGGTGGCCACGGTCTCGGCGATCTACGGCCTCGGCGCGCCGGAGGACTACCTGTCGCTGCGGCTGATCCTGTCGATCGGCGAGCACGTGGAGCAGCGCCAGCTGATCCGCCACCTCACCGACCTGCAGTACACCCGCAACGAGTACGAGCTGCACCGCGGCAGCTTCCGCGTGCGCGGCGAGGTCATCGACGTGTTCCCGGCCGAATCCGACAGCGAGGCGCTGCGCATCGAGCTGTTCGATGGCGACGTGGAGCAACTGACCCTGTTCGATCCACTGACCGGCGAAACCCTGCGCAAACTGCAGCGCTACACCATCTACCCCAAGACCCACTACGCCACCACGCGCGAGCGCACCCTTAGCGCAGTGGACACGATCAAGCTGGAGCTGAAGGACCGGCTCGAGCAGCTGTACGCGCAGAACAAGCTGGTCGAGGCGCAGCGGCTGGCGCAGCGCACCCAGTTCGACCTGGAGATGATGGCCGAGGTCGGCTTCTGCAACGGCATCGAGAACTACTCGCGGCATCTCACCGGCAAGGCGCCGGGCGAGCCGCCGCCGACCCTGTTCGACTACCTGCCGCCGGATGCATTGCTGGTCGTGGACGAGTCGCACGTCACCGTGCCGCAGATCGGCGCGATGTACAAAGGCGACCGTTCGCGCAAGGAGACCCTGGTGGAATTCGGTTTCCGGCTGCCGTCGGCGCTGGACAACCGGCCGCTGCGCTTCGAGGAATGGGAGGCGCGCTCGCCACGCAGCATCTATGTCTCGGCCACGCCGGGCCCCTACGAATTGCGCGAATCGGCCGGAGAAATCACCGAGCTGGTGGTGCGCCCGACCGGCCTGATCGACCCGGAGGTGGAGATCCGCCCGGTCGCGACTCAGGTCGACGACCTGCTGTCGGAGATCAACCTGCGTGTGGCCGATGGCGACCGCGTCCTGGTCACCACGCTGACCAAGCGCATGGCCGAGAACCTCACCGAATACCTCGGCGAGCACGGGGTGAAGGTGCGCTACCTGCACTCGGACATCGACACGGTCGAACGCGTGGAGATCATCCGCGACCTGCGCCTGGGCAAGTTCGACGTCCTGGTCGGCATCAACCTGCTGCGCGAAGGCCTGGATATGCCGGAGGTCTCGCTGGTCGCGATCCTCGACGCCGACAAGGAGGGCTTCCTGCGCTCCACCGGCTCGCTGATCCAGACCATCGGTCGTGCCGCGCGCAACCTGCGCGGCAAGGCCATCCTCTATGCTGACAAGATGACGCGTTCGATGCAGGCCGCGATCGACGAGACCGGGCGCCGCCGCGAGAAGCAGGTGGAGTACAACCTGGAGCATGGGATCGTGCCGAAGTCGGTGGCGCGTCCGATCGTGGACATCCTGGAGGGCGCGCGCGACGACGTGGCTGAGGCCAAGTCGGGCAAGGGCAAAGGCAAGGGCAAGGCGCGTCGGGTCGCGGAAGAGCCGGCCGACTACCGGGCGCTGGCGCCAGCGGAGGTCGCCGCGCGGCTCAAGGCCCTGGAGCAGGAGATGTACCAGCATGCGCGCGACCTGGAGTTCGAGGACGCGGCGCGGGTTCGCGACCAGATCAAGAAGCTGCGCGACGCCAGCCTGGTTGGCTAG
- a CDS encoding PilW family protein has protein sequence MNTSITLAPSRRQSGFNLIELMISMLLGLLVVGAAIGIFLSNRQTYTATEGLSRIQEAARTGFEMMAQDIREAGGNPCDSGLPVANVLNNPTATWWTNWALPLTGYENSNPSNLTVTAGTDAIQILSAGTGGATVTAHNAATQTLTLNAAAPDLHSNAIMLLCDRQQLAVLQMNSVSGTSASYSSGGLNACNRLGRLPGVCVAGSNNYTYEINSILTEVRAVRWYIAPSSGGAAGATSLYQEVIAPGGTSQKNEIADGVTGLQFKYLSTGGTAYVDANAVANWANVIAVQVSMTVSSTTVAGAGKPPVTRTFSTIVSIRNRNP, from the coding sequence GTGAACACATCCATCACGCTTGCGCCGTCCCGGCGCCAATCCGGCTTCAACCTGATCGAGCTGATGATCTCGATGCTGCTCGGCCTGCTCGTGGTCGGCGCGGCGATCGGAATCTTCCTATCCAACCGCCAGACCTATACGGCGACCGAAGGCTTGAGCCGGATCCAGGAAGCCGCCCGCACCGGCTTCGAGATGATGGCCCAGGATATCCGCGAGGCCGGCGGCAACCCCTGCGATTCCGGACTGCCGGTGGCGAACGTGCTGAACAATCCCACCGCGACCTGGTGGACGAACTGGGCGCTGCCGCTGACCGGCTACGAGAACAGCAATCCGTCCAATCTCACCGTCACCGCGGGTACCGACGCGATCCAGATCCTCTCCGCCGGCACCGGCGGCGCGACCGTGACCGCGCACAATGCCGCGACCCAGACCCTGACGCTCAACGCCGCCGCCCCCGACCTGCACAGCAACGCGATCATGCTGCTGTGCGACCGCCAGCAACTGGCGGTGCTGCAGATGAACAGCGTGTCCGGTACCAGCGCCAGCTATTCGAGCGGTGGCCTCAATGCCTGCAACCGGCTCGGGCGCCTGCCGGGCGTGTGCGTCGCCGGCTCGAACAACTATACCTACGAGATCAACTCCATCCTGACCGAGGTGCGGGCCGTGCGCTGGTACATCGCACCCAGCAGTGGCGGAGCGGCGGGCGCCACGTCCCTGTATCAGGAAGTGATCGCGCCCGGCGGCACGAGCCAGAAGAACGAAATCGCCGATGGCGTCACCGGCCTGCAGTTCAAGTACCTGTCCACCGGCGGCACCGCCTATGTCGATGCCAACGCCGTGGCCAACTGGGCCAATGTGATCGCGGTGCAGGTCAGCATGACCGTCAGCTCCACGACCGTGGCCGGCGCGGGCAAGCCGCCGGTGACGCGGACCTTCAGCACGATCGTGAGCATCAGGAACCGGAACCCGTGA
- a CDS encoding GspH/FimT family pseudopilin: MRGPAKRMQRGFTLVELMVTVAVLAIIMALAVPSFTGLIRSSRLTGAANELVASVQLARSEAVRLNGGVSLCRSDDGATCASGGNWTRYLTVTRDGTVLRTTTLRTGLLVTSNTLDAMGDKLTFGADGIARNNSGTPVTGGIVVCMAVTNPSNNVRSVNLMGGSRSQVTSTSDGGKCTTTG; the protein is encoded by the coding sequence GTGCGTGGCCCTGCCAAGCGGATGCAGCGTGGTTTCACGCTGGTGGAATTGATGGTCACGGTTGCCGTGCTGGCCATCATCATGGCGCTCGCGGTGCCAAGCTTCACCGGCCTGATCCGCAGCAGCCGCCTGACCGGTGCCGCCAACGAGCTGGTCGCTTCGGTGCAACTGGCGCGCTCGGAAGCAGTGCGCCTGAACGGCGGCGTCAGCCTGTGCCGCAGCGACGACGGCGCGACCTGCGCCAGCGGCGGCAACTGGACGCGCTACCTGACCGTCACCCGCGACGGCACCGTGCTGCGCACCACCACCCTGCGGACCGGCCTGCTCGTCACCAGCAATACCCTGGACGCCATGGGCGACAAACTGACCTTCGGCGCAGACGGCATCGCGCGCAACAACAGCGGCACGCCCGTGACGGGGGGCATCGTGGTCTGCATGGCGGTCACCAACCCATCCAACAACGTCCGCAGCGTCAACCTGATGGGCGGCAGCCGCAGCCAGGTCACGTCGACGTCCGACGGCGGCAAATGCACCACCACCGGCTAG
- a CDS encoding pilus assembly protein — MTSRAKKTTYRDWLLAVVAGLFIGTIGGAGADVDVSQSPLYVGSDVPGNLAFVPSVEFPTVISKANLSDTYSASSKFVGYFDSKKCYKYHYSDTESDRYFYPVSLLGNSPSSYVCSGAGVWAGNFLNWAATQTIDPFRSALTGGYRVRDTTTETILEKAIADRDATSNFPRRYISNNATLIAGGTAASWQNFGMRIDGLGAPAVGRGHTMNFAAYNLQNASTDAIPYDPSKHSLDGSYLKPDGSPCNTPFNIGCVRDTTLTFQVAIRVKVCDASLGTAYLEDNCVAYPSGYYKPEGLIQQYSKRIRYSIFGYKNVDIQQGAGADSGILRAKQKFVGPYTYNPDEGRLANTASEWDPQTGVIYQNPDTADAAATSAVIGSDPNYQIVNSGVINYLNKFGQLKTGKNVKSYDDVSELYYAAIRYFKHQGNIAAYSALSGSAQTRYQQADGFPVITNWNDPISYQCQVNVILGIGDTNTHYDKNLPGNTSNLNGEPTKPQEVTSDASVDVLARMRQIWQKEGFNATDAANRATASSFNGNGNSAYIAALAYDAHTKDLRPDTASDGLPGKQTLSTHWVDVVEYGDYKSPNTNQYWLTAKYGGFRVPEGYDPETNIGALADSTWWDGSSYVNGNTSYKKPDNYYIAADAEKMVASLRQAFERILEEMKGSAASLASNTTKLEAGARTYQSVFYSGSWRGDVVAYDVDQTTGALTQAWSANGQFPVWSNRTIKFVNSGGTLDNFAYGKLAGTPLSSATQNQINYLRGDRSQEKANGGTLRTRTGIMGDIVNSQPVYVGSPNPRLYTTATFTGASAYATFAASNAQRAPMLYVGANDGMLHAFDATTGAEKFAFVPKAAMTGLLDYTDPNYQHRYYVDGELTVSDVYIGGSWRSVLVGTMGRGGTGMFALDVTDPNNISLLWDKTSTDVTQLGNNLGKPIIGQLADGQWYAMLGNGPNSTSDSAYLILVNISGGATTQIAAGTGTSNGLSGVLAWSSNNNFIVDRLYAGDLAGNLWAFDMSGVRSTARRLFSASYASKAQPITAAPTAAKDPSTGLTWVFFGTGKYLSSGDLGNKDVQSWYGLIDRGSTIPSTRATLGKVNILQEGTVNGYAVRVIDDKPSAGQDGWYMDLVSPPGTTPQGERMVVSNFFQGTALIGTTRIPDSGDVCSPSGKGFVMAINPFTGGRLAQSFFDLDGSGGSSTGDTLNGVPVSGIGLNSSPNNPIFIGNQMQIALDNASTITLGTNSSALSMKRVSWRELLRNN; from the coding sequence ATGACCAGTCGAGCGAAGAAGACGACGTACCGGGATTGGCTCCTTGCAGTAGTGGCCGGCCTGTTCATCGGTACCATCGGCGGTGCCGGCGCAGATGTGGACGTCTCGCAATCGCCGCTATATGTCGGCAGCGACGTGCCGGGCAACCTGGCGTTCGTGCCGTCGGTGGAATTCCCCACGGTGATCAGCAAGGCGAATTTGTCCGATACCTATTCGGCGTCGAGCAAGTTCGTCGGCTATTTCGATTCCAAGAAGTGCTACAAGTACCACTACAGCGACACCGAAAGCGATCGCTACTTCTATCCGGTCAGCCTGCTTGGCAACAGTCCGAGCAGCTACGTCTGTAGTGGCGCGGGCGTGTGGGCGGGCAACTTCCTCAACTGGGCCGCGACCCAGACCATCGACCCGTTCCGCTCGGCATTGACCGGCGGCTATCGTGTGCGCGACACGACGACCGAGACGATTCTCGAGAAGGCGATCGCCGATCGCGATGCAACCAGCAATTTCCCTCGGCGCTACATCAGTAACAACGCCACGCTCATCGCCGGCGGTACCGCCGCGAGCTGGCAGAATTTCGGCATGCGCATCGATGGCCTGGGCGCACCGGCGGTCGGGCGCGGCCACACGATGAACTTCGCTGCGTACAATCTTCAGAATGCTTCGACGGATGCGATTCCCTACGATCCGAGCAAGCATTCGCTGGATGGCAGCTATCTCAAGCCTGACGGCTCTCCCTGCAACACGCCGTTTAACATCGGCTGCGTGCGCGACACGACCTTGACGTTCCAGGTCGCGATCCGCGTCAAGGTGTGCGATGCCAGCCTGGGCACCGCATATCTGGAGGACAACTGCGTCGCCTACCCCAGCGGCTACTACAAGCCCGAAGGCCTGATTCAGCAGTATTCCAAGCGGATCCGCTACAGCATTTTCGGCTACAAGAACGTCGACATCCAACAGGGCGCCGGCGCCGACAGCGGCATCCTGCGCGCCAAGCAAAAGTTCGTCGGGCCTTACACCTACAATCCCGATGAGGGCCGGCTGGCCAATACTGCCAGCGAATGGGACCCGCAGACCGGTGTCATCTACCAGAATCCGGATACTGCCGATGCGGCGGCGACCTCTGCGGTGATCGGAAGCGATCCCAATTATCAGATCGTCAACAGCGGCGTCATCAACTACCTCAACAAGTTCGGACAGCTCAAGACCGGCAAGAACGTCAAGTCGTACGACGACGTCAGCGAGCTGTACTACGCCGCGATCCGTTACTTCAAGCACCAGGGCAACATCGCCGCCTATTCGGCGCTGAGCGGAAGCGCGCAGACGAGGTATCAGCAGGCCGACGGTTTCCCGGTCATCACCAATTGGAACGACCCGATCTCCTACCAGTGCCAGGTCAATGTGATCCTGGGGATCGGCGATACCAATACGCACTACGACAAGAACCTGCCGGGCAATACCAGCAATCTCAATGGCGAGCCGACCAAGCCGCAGGAAGTGACGAGTGACGCGTCGGTCGACGTGCTGGCGCGCATGCGCCAGATCTGGCAGAAGGAGGGCTTCAACGCAACCGATGCGGCGAACCGGGCGACTGCCAGTTCGTTCAATGGCAACGGCAATTCCGCCTATATCGCGGCACTCGCCTACGACGCGCACACCAAGGATCTGCGTCCGGACACCGCCAGCGACGGCTTGCCTGGCAAGCAGACCCTGTCCACGCATTGGGTCGACGTGGTGGAGTATGGCGATTACAAGTCGCCGAACACCAATCAATACTGGCTGACTGCGAAGTACGGTGGTTTCCGGGTGCCGGAAGGCTACGATCCGGAGACGAACATCGGTGCGTTGGCAGACTCCACCTGGTGGGATGGAAGCTCCTACGTCAACGGCAATACCAGCTACAAGAAGCCGGACAACTACTACATCGCCGCCGACGCGGAAAAGATGGTGGCCAGCCTGCGCCAGGCGTTCGAGCGCATCCTGGAGGAGATGAAGGGATCTGCGGCGTCGCTGGCCAGCAACACGACCAAGCTCGAAGCTGGTGCGCGGACCTACCAATCCGTGTTCTACAGCGGAAGCTGGCGTGGCGATGTGGTGGCGTACGACGTCGACCAGACCACCGGCGCACTGACGCAGGCGTGGAGTGCGAACGGGCAGTTCCCGGTCTGGAGCAACCGCACGATCAAGTTCGTCAACTCGGGCGGGACGCTGGATAATTTCGCATACGGCAAGCTCGCCGGGACGCCGCTATCGTCTGCCACGCAGAACCAGATCAACTACCTGCGTGGCGATCGTTCGCAGGAAAAGGCCAACGGCGGTACGCTGCGCACCCGCACCGGCATCATGGGCGACATCGTCAATTCGCAGCCTGTGTACGTCGGTTCGCCGAATCCGCGCCTCTACACGACGGCGACGTTCACCGGTGCAAGCGCCTATGCCACCTTTGCAGCGAGCAACGCGCAGCGTGCACCGATGCTGTATGTCGGCGCCAATGACGGCATGCTGCATGCGTTCGACGCGACGACGGGTGCGGAAAAGTTCGCCTTCGTGCCGAAGGCGGCGATGACCGGCTTGCTCGACTACACCGATCCCAACTATCAGCACCGGTACTACGTGGACGGCGAACTCACCGTCTCGGATGTCTACATCGGCGGCAGTTGGCGGTCCGTGCTGGTCGGAACGATGGGGCGTGGTGGCACGGGCATGTTCGCCCTCGATGTCACCGATCCCAACAACATCTCCCTGCTGTGGGACAAGACCTCTACGGATGTTACCCAACTGGGCAACAATCTCGGCAAACCGATCATCGGGCAACTCGCCGACGGTCAGTGGTACGCGATGCTTGGCAATGGTCCCAACAGCACCAGTGATTCCGCTTACCTCATCCTGGTCAATATCTCTGGCGGAGCCACCACGCAGATTGCCGCGGGAACTGGTACCAGTAATGGCCTGTCGGGCGTGCTGGCTTGGTCATCCAACAACAATTTCATCGTCGATCGACTGTATGCCGGCGACCTTGCAGGCAATCTGTGGGCGTTCGACATGTCCGGCGTCCGCAGTACCGCGCGCAGGCTGTTCTCCGCCAGCTATGCGTCCAAGGCGCAGCCGATCACCGCGGCGCCCACGGCGGCGAAGGACCCGTCGACAGGCTTGACCTGGGTGTTCTTCGGCACCGGCAAGTACCTGTCCAGCGGCGATCTGGGCAACAAGGACGTGCAGAGCTGGTACGGCCTGATCGATCGCGGCAGCACCATTCCCTCGACGCGCGCCACGCTGGGCAAGGTCAATATCCTGCAGGAGGGCACGGTCAACGGGTACGCGGTTCGGGTCATCGACGACAAGCCGAGCGCAGGGCAGGACGGGTGGTACATGGACCTGGTGTCGCCGCCCGGGACGACGCCGCAGGGCGAGCGCATGGTGGTCTCCAACTTCTTCCAGGGTACTGCGCTGATCGGCACCACGCGCATTCCGGATTCGGGCGATGTCTGCAGCCCCAGCGGCAAGGGCTTCGTGATGGCGATCAATCCATTCACCGGCGGACGGCTGGCGCAGTCCTTCTTCGATCTGGACGGTAGCGGTGGCTCGAGCACCGGCGATACCCTCAATGGGGTGCCGGTCTCCGGCATCGGCCTGAACAGCAGTCCCAATAATCCGATCTTCATCGGCAACCAGATGCAGATCGCACTGGACAACGCGAGTACGATCACGCTCGGTACCAACAGCAGCGCGCTCAGCATGAAGCGCGTGTCCTGGCGCGAACTCCTGAGGAACAATTGA
- a CDS encoding sensor histidine kinase: MPASAYSNDQLQVLKQPSTLIWIVMAGECIAAILALTPVPGAGMAGSRWVYFGLASLGIQWVALLTLASLLLLRRALAGRGFLSITVATLGLMQALTWLISGVILYAFGDYWQLSSRAWLALSLQLSGIALLIGLLGMAALHNHVRIKQLVERAKQAEIDALTARVQPHFLFNTLNTAVMLVHRQPQQVEQLLMDLSDLFRAALAAPDLVDLQDEIDLARRYLDIEAIRFGPRLRVHWDVPETPVSVRIPRLSLQPLLENAVHHGIECSTEGGEIGIAIGERAGALEIRVRNTVPGTGLSPHIGRGHRVGLSALRTRLENLEGASLHTDSDGAWFVATIRIGLRP, translated from the coding sequence ATGCCTGCCTCCGCCTACTCCAACGACCAGTTGCAGGTCCTCAAGCAACCCTCGACCCTGATCTGGATCGTGATGGCCGGCGAATGCATCGCCGCCATCCTGGCCTTGACCCCGGTCCCGGGCGCGGGCATGGCCGGGAGCCGCTGGGTCTACTTCGGCCTGGCGTCGCTGGGCATCCAGTGGGTCGCACTGCTGACCCTGGCCAGCCTGTTGCTGCTGCGCCGGGCACTGGCCGGACGCGGCTTCTTGTCCATCACCGTGGCCACCCTGGGCCTGATGCAGGCGCTGACCTGGCTGATCAGCGGCGTGATTCTCTATGCCTTCGGGGACTACTGGCAGCTCTCCAGCCGTGCGTGGCTGGCGCTGTCGCTGCAGCTGTCCGGCATCGCCTTGCTGATCGGCCTGCTCGGCATGGCCGCGCTGCACAATCATGTGCGCATCAAGCAACTGGTCGAGCGCGCCAAGCAAGCCGAGATCGACGCGCTGACCGCGCGCGTGCAGCCGCATTTCCTGTTCAACACGCTCAACACCGCGGTGATGCTGGTGCACCGGCAACCGCAGCAGGTGGAACAGTTGCTGATGGATCTGTCGGACCTGTTCCGCGCCGCACTGGCGGCGCCGGACCTGGTCGACCTGCAGGACGAGATCGACCTGGCCCGGCGTTACCTGGACATCGAGGCGATCCGCTTCGGGCCGCGCCTGCGCGTGCACTGGGACGTGCCCGAAACACCGGTATCCGTGCGGATTCCGCGGCTGTCGCTGCAACCGCTGCTGGAAAACGCGGTCCACCACGGCATCGAATGCAGCACCGAGGGCGGCGAGATCGGCATCGCCATCGGCGAGCGCGCCGGCGCCCTGGAGATCCGGGTGCGCAACACGGTCCCCGGGACCGGTCTGTCGCCGCACATCGGCCGCGGTCACCGCGTGGGGCTGTCGGCGCTGCGTACGCGCCTGGAAAACCTGGAAGGCGCCTCGCTGCACACCGACAGCGATGGCGCCTGGTTCGTCGCGACGATCCGGATCGGGCTCAGGCCATGA
- a CDS encoding type IV pilin protein: MRSLSFPARRQRGFTLIELMIVVAIVGVLAGIAFASYQSYVVKSRRSAASVCLQQGAQLIERYYTANMTYVGVNKPQCATDAVQFYTVDFTGTPTANAFKLTATPTGPQLAKDTQCGALSIDQKGARTTSTGAGEGTCW; this comes from the coding sequence ATGCGATCCCTGTCCTTCCCGGCCCGCCGGCAGCGTGGTTTCACCCTCATCGAGCTGATGATCGTGGTGGCGATCGTGGGTGTTCTCGCCGGCATCGCATTTGCCAGCTATCAGTCCTATGTCGTCAAGTCGCGTCGCTCCGCCGCCTCCGTGTGCCTCCAGCAAGGTGCCCAGCTGATCGAGCGCTACTACACGGCCAACATGACGTATGTGGGCGTGAACAAGCCGCAATGCGCAACCGATGCCGTGCAGTTCTACACCGTCGACTTCACCGGAACTCCCACTGCCAACGCGTTCAAGTTGACTGCGACGCCTACCGGCCCCCAATTGGCCAAGGACACCCAGTGCGGCGCGCTCAGCATCGACCAGAAGGGCGCGCGCACCACATCCACCGGCGCAGGCGAGGGCACGTGCTGGTGA